A section of the Hippea sp. KM1 genome encodes:
- a CDS encoding hydantoinase B/oxoprolinase family protein, translating to MKVNPILLEVFKNKLSSVADEMGVSLNRTAFSANIKERRDFSCAVFDENGDMIAQAAHIPVHLGSMPMSVKAAISEFDFKEGDMVVLNDPFKGGTHLPDITIVAGVFVEGEEKPVFYVANRAHHADVGGMSSGSMPLSSSIFQEGVIIPPLKLVENGQINESVFKLFLNNVRTPYEREGDFKAQIMANLTGIKRIKEMIEKYTLQTVRFYAKELMDYSERIMRKTILKIPDGTYSFVDFLDDDGIERQNIKIQLDLTIDGDEATLDFTKSDDQVSGSVNAVYAITLSAALYVFRCLVEQNIPTNAGCLRPLRLITRKGSIVDAVFPSAVAGGNVETSQRIVDVILGALSKAIPEKIPAASQGTMNNIAIGGINELNGEPFAYYETLGGGMGASSRHHGESAIHSHMTNTLNTPIEALEYSYPFRVRQYSIRRGSGGRGAFCGGDGLVREIELLNKAEITVLSERRRLSPYGLEGGEAGKRGRNIIIRDSKEMEMPPKFTMKLNKGDIVRIETPGGGGYFKPKK from the coding sequence ATGAAGGTTAATCCTATACTCCTTGAGGTGTTTAAGAATAAGTTGTCCTCGGTGGCCGATGAGATGGGGGTTTCTTTAAACAGGACGGCTTTCTCTGCAAATATAAAGGAAAGAAGGGACTTCTCATGCGCTGTATTTGATGAAAATGGCGACATGATAGCCCAGGCTGCCCACATACCGGTGCATCTTGGCTCTATGCCTATGTCTGTTAAGGCGGCAATATCGGAGTTTGACTTCAAGGAAGGGGATATGGTGGTCTTAAACGACCCGTTCAAGGGCGGCACGCACCTGCCCGATATAACCATCGTTGCCGGGGTTTTTGTTGAGGGTGAAGAGAAACCGGTTTTCTATGTGGCGAACAGGGCTCATCATGCCGATGTGGGTGGTATGAGTTCCGGTTCGATGCCCCTATCGAGCAGCATATTCCAGGAGGGTGTGATAATCCCGCCGCTAAAACTCGTTGAAAACGGCCAGATAAACGAAAGCGTGTTCAAGCTGTTTTTAAACAATGTAAGGACACCGTATGAAAGGGAAGGGGATTTTAAGGCCCAGATAATGGCAAACCTGACCGGTATTAAGCGAATCAAGGAGATGATAGAGAAGTACACCTTACAAACCGTTAGGTTCTATGCAAAGGAGCTTATGGATTACTCAGAAAGGATAATGAGAAAGACGATCTTGAAAATACCGGATGGGACATACTCATTTGTGGATTTTTTAGACGATGATGGAATTGAGAGGCAGAACATAAAGATACAGCTGGATTTGACCATAGATGGGGATGAGGCAACCCTGGATTTTACAAAATCGGACGATCAGGTCTCAGGCAGCGTAAATGCCGTATATGCCATAACGCTTTCTGCGGCTTTGTATGTGTTCAGGTGTTTGGTTGAACAGAACATACCCACCAATGCCGGCTGTTTAAGGCCGCTGAGGCTTATAACCAGAAAGGGCAGTATTGTCGATGCCGTCTTTCCCTCCGCCGTTGCCGGTGGCAATGTGGAGACATCCCAGAGGATAGTCGATGTAATCCTGGGTGCCCTCTCAAAGGCAATACCGGAGAAGATACCGGCTGCAAGCCAGGGGACTATGAACAACATAGCCATCGGCGGCATCAATGAGCTAAACGGTGAACCGTTTGCCTATTATGAGACATTGGGCGGTGGCATGGGTGCATCAAGCAGACACCACGGCGAAAGCGCCATACACTCCCATATGACCAACACACTCAATACACCCATTGAGGCTTTGGAATACAGCTATCCTTTTAGGGTTAGGCAGTATTCTATAAGGAGGGGTTCAGGTGGCAGGGGTGCCTTCTGTGGTGGAGATGGGCTTGTTAGGGAGATAGAGCTGCTCAATAAGGCTGAGATTACCGTTTTATCCGAGAGAAGGCGGCTTTCGCCTTACGGTCTTGAGGGTGGAGAGGCCGGCAAGAGGGGCAGGAATATAATCATAAGGGATTCAAAGGAGATGGAGATGCCACCCAAGTTTACCATGAAGCTAAATAAGGGTGATATTGTCAGGATAGAAACACCGGGCGGTGGCGGCTATTTTAAGCCAAAGAAGTGA
- a CDS encoding TRAP transporter substrate-binding protein has protein sequence MRFFRLFVVVLAVLIVSGFSHAKVIKMNLNCIYGPNSIHTKGAVRFAELVKKYTNGSVVITVYPGGSLGFKGPELLRVVRDGQVPMSDILMGVVSGSEHVFGVSSLPKLVNSYKEAYKLYQAFKPLYEKAALKWNQKFLYAAPWPPSGLVTKVKIETAKDLKGLKIRTYDKNGAKFLRILGANAVSMPWGEVYSALRTNLINGVLTSAESTKNGKFWEVLKYFSPINYAYPLNMVTINLDYWKALDKKQQEAVLKAAKETEEYQWAYSERINNEDLKIIREHGMVVNEPTEEFEKQMEKASKQLVDEFLEKASPSEKKILKEFIK, from the coding sequence ATGAGGTTTTTTAGGTTGTTTGTTGTTGTGTTGGCCGTTTTGATTGTTAGCGGCTTTTCGCATGCAAAGGTCATCAAGATGAATCTAAACTGCATCTATGGGCCAAACAGTATCCACACAAAGGGCGCTGTTAGGTTTGCTGAGCTTGTGAAGAAATACACAAACGGCAGCGTTGTTATTACGGTTTATCCCGGTGGCAGCTTAGGGTTTAAGGGTCCTGAGCTTCTGCGTGTTGTTAGGGATGGGCAGGTTCCTATGTCCGATATTTTGATGGGTGTGGTCTCAGGCAGTGAGCATGTGTTTGGCGTAAGTTCCCTGCCCAAGCTGGTTAATTCTTACAAAGAGGCCTACAAGCTGTATCAGGCGTTTAAGCCGCTGTATGAGAAGGCTGCCTTGAAGTGGAATCAGAAGTTTCTGTATGCCGCCCCGTGGCCACCGAGCGGTTTGGTTACAAAGGTTAAGATTGAGACGGCTAAGGATCTGAAGGGTTTAAAGATTAGAACATACGACAAAAACGGTGCGAAGTTTTTAAGGATATTGGGGGCAAATGCCGTATCCATGCCCTGGGGTGAGGTGTATTCGGCCCTAAGAACAAACCTTATAAACGGCGTTTTGACCAGTGCAGAATCGACCAAGAACGGTAAATTCTGGGAGGTCTTGAAGTATTTTTCACCGATAAACTATGCCTATCCCCTGAATATGGTGACCATAAACCTGGATTACTGGAAGGCTTTAGATAAAAAGCAACAAGAGGCCGTCCTGAAGGCAGCTAAAGAGACCGAAGAATACCAGTGGGCTTACTCTGAGAGGATAAACAACGAGGATTTGAAGATTATAAGGGAGCACGGCATGGTTGTTAACGAGCCTACAGAGGAGTTTGAGAAACAGATGGAGAAGGCCTCAAAGCAGTTGGTGGATGAGTTCTTAGAAAAGGCATCACCCTCTGAGAAGAAGATCCTTAAAGAATTTATCAAGTAA
- a CDS encoding TRAP transporter small permease subunit: MIERLTGWIDRLSDLFAYLSALFLIVIIVLIVSNIALMGLFNKSIMITDEYSAYMFAAFVMFSISYTLKEDGHIRITVLTSKLPEGLQRVFGLVVKAIALALVVYMFYYSCLMVYQAYVYQMRADTVAQTLLWIPQLCMPVGFFILALQLISEILKVFR; this comes from the coding sequence ATGATTGAGAGGCTTACCGGTTGGATAGATAGGCTAAGCGATCTGTTTGCCTATCTATCCGCCCTTTTTCTAATTGTCATTATAGTTCTGATCGTTTCCAATATAGCCCTTATGGGCCTGTTTAATAAGTCGATCATGATTACCGATGAGTATTCTGCCTATATGTTTGCCGCCTTTGTTATGTTTTCTATCTCCTATACACTCAAAGAAGACGGGCATATAAGGATAACGGTTCTGACATCCAAGCTTCCTGAAGGGTTGCAGAGGGTGTTTGGTTTGGTTGTTAAGGCTATAGCATTGGCTCTGGTTGTATATATGTTTTACTATTCATGCCTGATGGTCTATCAGGCCTATGTCTATCAGATGAGGGCCGATACGGTTGCACAGACACTGCTGTGGATACCTCAATTGTGTATGCCTGTGGGCTTTTTTATTTTGGCTTTGCAGTTGATTTCTGAGATTTTGAAGGTGTTTAGATGA
- a CDS encoding TRAP transporter large permease: MISDPLTLLIVMVIILFAFLLSGLWIGFSLFATGVATMLLYDFTLPPTISIWSKIGGLLANSSWNSLDSWSLVALPLFVFMGEILYHTDISNKLFNGLLPWFSKIPGRLLHLNVVACSMFAAVSGSSAATTATVGKITLNELQKRGYSKSLSVGSLAGAGTLGFLIPPSLIMIIYGVMSNVSIGKLFIAGIIPGLMLGGLYSLYIMVVSLIKPDVVPKDNERFSLRDRLVALKDIMPVFLLIVLVLGSIYLGFATPTEAAALGVVGALSLAAAFRNLTWDNFKLSVKNSIKTTVMIAFIMMGAAFLSQVAGFSGITRALSLYVAQSHLSPYQLLVIVGFMYLLLGAILDGVSMVVMTTPIILPIMQQAGFEALWFGIFLVIMVELAQITPPVGFSLFVIEGISNEKVGNIIKYSFPFFLIMIFVVVILALFPEVVYFLPSHMIR; the protein is encoded by the coding sequence ATGATATCCGATCCGTTAACCCTTCTAATTGTCATGGTTATAATCCTATTTGCGTTCCTTCTGTCGGGTCTATGGATAGGTTTTTCGCTCTTTGCAACGGGTGTGGCAACGATGCTGCTTTACGATTTCACCTTGCCGCCAACCATCTCTATATGGTCCAAAATCGGGGGGCTGCTTGCCAACTCCTCCTGGAATAGCTTAGATTCCTGGTCTTTGGTTGCTCTTCCCTTGTTTGTATTTATGGGAGAGATACTTTATCACACCGATATATCGAATAAGCTATTCAATGGGCTTCTGCCGTGGTTTTCAAAGATACCGGGGAGGCTTTTGCATCTCAATGTGGTTGCATGTTCTATGTTTGCCGCTGTATCGGGCTCATCTGCAGCCACAACGGCAACGGTTGGCAAGATTACCTTAAACGAACTCCAAAAAAGGGGTTATTCGAAGAGTTTGTCTGTCGGCTCATTGGCCGGTGCTGGAACGCTTGGTTTTTTGATACCGCCCAGCCTGATAATGATAATCTACGGGGTGATGTCTAATGTCTCCATAGGTAAGCTGTTTATAGCAGGGATTATACCCGGCTTAATGCTCGGTGGCTTGTATTCTTTGTATATCATGGTTGTATCACTGATAAAGCCGGATGTTGTGCCCAAAGATAATGAGCGGTTTAGTCTTAGGGACAGGCTTGTTGCGCTTAAAGACATAATGCCTGTATTTTTGCTGATCGTGCTTGTTTTGGGCAGCATCTATCTTGGTTTTGCAACACCAACGGAGGCTGCAGCCTTGGGCGTTGTGGGTGCTTTATCTCTGGCTGCGGCGTTTAGGAATCTAACATGGGATAACTTTAAGCTGTCGGTAAAGAATTCCATAAAAACCACAGTCATGATAGCCTTTATCATGATGGGCGCTGCATTTTTATCTCAGGTTGCCGGCTTTAGTGGCATAACAAGGGCCTTGAGCCTCTATGTTGCACAATCTCACCTAAGCCCTTACCAGCTCCTTGTAATTGTGGGTTTTATGTATCTTCTGCTCGGCGCTATCTTAGACGGCGTTTCTATGGTTGTTATGACAACGCCTATAATATTGCCCATAATGCAGCAGGCGGGCTTTGAAGCCTTGTGGTTTGGAATATTCTTGGTGATTATGGTGGAACTTGCCCAGATTACGCCACCTGTTGGATTTAGCCTGTTTGTTATTGAGGGTATATCCAACGAAAAGGTGGGGAATATCATAAAATACAGCTTCCCGTTCTTTTTGATTATGATCTTTGTGGTTGTAATCCTTGCCCTTTTTCCTGAGGTTGTTTACTTTCTGCCTTCGCATATGATTAGGTGA
- a CDS encoding Dam family site-specific DNA-(adenine-N6)-methyltransferase, with product MKPFLKWAGNKYKILDKILPLLPKGDRLIEPFVGAGAVFLNTDYKEYILADSNEDLINLYIVISKHKYDFIDFTKTLFTQENNTPEMYYKLRDEFNNTKDGYLKAALFIYLNRHAYNGLCRYNKQGKFNTPFGKYRKPYFPEKELIGFIEKINKSKTTFLCQDFEKTMMMAQKGDVVYCDPPYVPLSETANFTDYSSGGFTQKDQIRLVSISESISKKGVFVLISNHNTTFTQHYYKNASKIITFDVRRSISCNGKNRSKAPEILAVFG from the coding sequence ATGAAACCTTTTTTAAAATGGGCCGGTAATAAATATAAAATACTTGATAAAATATTGCCACTACTACCCAAAGGGGATAGACTTATTGAACCGTTTGTAGGGGCAGGTGCTGTTTTTCTAAATACGGATTACAAAGAATACATTTTAGCAGACTCAAACGAAGATCTTATCAATCTATACATTGTTATAAGTAAACATAAATACGACTTTATAGATTTCACAAAAACCCTCTTTACCCAAGAAAACAACACACCCGAGATGTATTATAAACTAAGAGATGAATTCAACAATACAAAAGACGGTTATTTAAAAGCAGCTCTTTTCATATATCTTAACCGCCACGCTTACAACGGACTATGCAGATACAACAAGCAAGGAAAGTTCAATACACCCTTCGGTAAATATAGAAAACCATACTTCCCTGAAAAAGAGTTAATAGGTTTTATCGAGAAAATAAACAAAAGTAAGACAACTTTTTTATGTCAAGATTTCGAAAAAACCATGATGATGGCACAAAAAGGTGATGTTGTATATTGCGACCCGCCCTATGTTCCACTATCAGAAACAGCAAACTTTACAGATTACTCATCTGGAGGTTTTACCCAGAAAGATCAAATAAGATTGGTTAGCATATCAGAATCTATTAGTAAAAAAGGCGTCTTTGTTTTAATAAGCAATCACAACACTACTTTCACCCAACACTATTACAAAAATGCATCCAAGATAATCACATTTGATGTTAGAAGATCAATCAGTTGCAATGGGAAAAATAGATCTAAAGCACCGGAAATTCTTGCTGTGTTCGGTTAA
- a CDS encoding DpnII family type II restriction endonuclease has product MINYSLLGFKKFEDFSNFFFKTLLPSNKTYEYFVDWNKVKKSLDKYINEISLMNSLAKLPKDQRAKHLYRILEDYPSTAQIIPILIAERLKKGKIEVFDTDLDKFLTLTFNTQNLNKELIVKFCEKTGILSLFEKISDLYDYLLGVEVGMDTNARKNRSGAIFEKMVAYKLNKIIDKRYKIIEHDPNLSLYPILLNKKLKKAKNHDIVIYLDKKPIAIIECSFYNTQGSKPISIAESYPKMHRIAKELKINFIWVTDGPAWNSMKEPLLRAMKEMEWVLNFKMIDKIPKILKSINT; this is encoded by the coding sequence ATGATTAATTATAGTTTACTTGGATTTAAAAAATTTGAAGATTTTTCAAATTTTTTCTTCAAAACACTGCTACCATCAAATAAAACTTACGAATATTTTGTGGATTGGAACAAGGTAAAAAAGTCTTTAGATAAATACATAAATGAAATCTCTCTAATGAACTCATTGGCAAAGCTGCCCAAAGATCAAAGAGCAAAACACTTATATAGAATTTTAGAAGATTACCCGTCAACAGCACAAATAATACCCATATTAATAGCAGAGAGGCTTAAAAAGGGTAAAATAGAGGTATTCGATACAGATTTAGATAAATTCCTAACTTTAACCTTTAATACTCAAAATTTAAATAAAGAATTAATAGTAAAATTCTGCGAAAAAACTGGCATACTAAGCTTATTCGAAAAAATCAGCGATCTTTACGACTATTTGCTCGGGGTTGAAGTCGGCATGGACACAAATGCCAGAAAAAACAGAAGCGGCGCTATATTTGAAAAAATGGTAGCATATAAGCTCAATAAAATTATAGATAAAAGGTATAAAATAATAGAGCACGACCCCAATCTTTCTCTCTACCCCATACTGTTAAACAAAAAACTAAAAAAAGCAAAAAATCACGACATAGTCATATACTTAGATAAAAAACCCATTGCAATAATAGAATGCAGTTTCTATAACACTCAAGGAAGCAAACCAATATCAATTGCTGAAAGCTATCCTAAAATGCACAGAATAGCCAAAGAACTTAAAATAAATTTCATATGGGTAACTGACGGACCAGCATGGAATAGCATGAAAGAGCCCCTTTTAAGAGCAATGAAAGAAATGGAATGGGTATTGAATTTTAAAATGATAGACAAAATACCGAAAATATTAAAATCAATAAACACATGA
- a CDS encoding TRM11 family SAM-dependent methyltransferase, with translation MREIKQEDYLEFIKNHSEVVIGNSAVKLEGNFVIISNCSPSENYIPERTSVWSFPDRGKWATHRGNYRGNWSPYIPRNLILKYTEKNDWVLDQMMGSGTTLVEAKLLQRNAIGIDINLEAVMVSRDRLNFSCDSSVHNDYREPIIKTYWGDARNLDKIDNNSIDLIATHPPYANIISYSRKKKIESDLSSMPLKKYISGMKEVARESYRVLKPGKICSILIGDARKHKHYIPISNMIMEIFLNSGFILKEDIIKIQWNMKATRENWRAKQYDFFLIAHEHIFVFRKPENEKDLKKHRFSTKLWKDD, from the coding sequence ATGAGAGAAATAAAACAAGAAGACTATTTAGAGTTTATAAAAAACCACTCAGAGGTCGTAATAGGAAACTCTGCAGTTAAACTTGAGGGTAATTTTGTTATTATAAGCAACTGCTCTCCCTCTGAAAATTATATACCTGAAAGAACCTCTGTTTGGAGTTTTCCAGACAGAGGAAAATGGGCAACCCATCGAGGCAACTATAGAGGCAATTGGTCTCCATATATACCCAGAAATCTCATACTAAAATATACAGAAAAAAACGATTGGGTATTGGATCAAATGATGGGAAGCGGAACCACACTGGTAGAAGCAAAACTATTACAAAGAAATGCTATAGGTATAGACATCAACTTAGAAGCTGTCATGGTCAGTAGAGACAGATTAAACTTCTCCTGTGATTCGAGTGTACATAATGATTACAGAGAACCAATAATAAAAACTTATTGGGGCGATGCCAGAAATCTTGATAAAATAGACAATAACAGCATAGATTTAATTGCCACACATCCACCTTATGCAAATATAATATCCTATAGCAGAAAAAAGAAAATAGAGTCAGACCTATCATCAATGCCGTTAAAGAAATACATATCTGGCATGAAAGAAGTAGCCAGAGAATCCTACAGGGTGCTAAAGCCTGGCAAAATATGTTCAATATTGATTGGTGATGCCAGAAAACATAAACACTATATCCCAATATCAAACATGATTATGGAAATATTTCTCAACAGCGGCTTTATTTTAAAGGAGGATATTATTAAAATTCAATGGAACATGAAAGCCACAAGGGAAAATTGGAGAGCAAAACAATATGATTTCTTTTTAATTGCCCACGAACACATCTTTGTCTTTAGAAAACCGGAAAATGAAAAGGATCTAAAAAAACATAGATTCAGCACAAAGCTGTGGAAAGATGATTAA
- a CDS encoding SIR2 family NAD-dependent protein deacylase has protein sequence MDSLIEKAKERIKKAERLVAFTGAGISVASGIPPFRGPSGLWSKYDPSILDIDFFFSNPSKSWKYIKQIFYEYLLKDVKPNPAHIAIAKLACPVITQNIDNLHQAAGSKDVIEFHGTAQTLVCMDCSKRFNRDRVDLSADIPRCDCGGILKPDFVFFGEQIPKDALEKSFMLAQICDVMLVVGTTGQIMPASQIPFLAKNNGAFIIEINPDPSNYTGEITDIFLQYKAEEVLPKLVEGV, from the coding sequence ATGGATAGTCTCATTGAGAAAGCTAAAGAGAGGATAAAGAAGGCCGAAAGGCTTGTTGCTTTTACCGGTGCTGGTATATCCGTTGCAAGCGGCATACCGCCTTTTAGGGGGCCGTCGGGTCTTTGGAGCAAATACGACCCCTCCATCTTGGATATAGATTTTTTCTTCTCAAACCCCAGCAAGAGCTGGAAATACATAAAACAGATATTCTATGAATATCTCCTTAAGGATGTAAAACCCAACCCCGCCCATATAGCAATAGCAAAGCTTGCCTGTCCTGTAATAACGCAAAATATAGACAACCTCCATCAGGCGGCAGGCTCTAAAGATGTTATTGAATTCCACGGGACAGCACAAACACTTGTTTGTATGGATTGCTCCAAAAGATTCAATAGGGATAGGGTAGATCTTTCTGCGGATATTCCGCGATGCGATTGCGGGGGCATCTTAAAACCGGATTTTGTTTTCTTTGGTGAGCAGATCCCCAAGGATGCTTTGGAGAAATCCTTTATGCTTGCCCAGATTTGCGATGTTATGCTTGTTGTTGGCACAACGGGCCAGATAATGCCAGCAAGCCAGATTCCTTTCTTGGCCAAAAATAACGGTGCTTTTATCATAGAGATCAATCCAGACCCGTCTAATTATACGGGTGAGATTACCGATATATTCTTGCAGTATAAGGCTGAAGAGGTTTTGCCAAAACTCGTTGAAGGGGTGTGA
- a CDS encoding glutamine--tRNA ligase/YqeY domain fusion protein, translated as MVDKSLNFIEEIIENDIDSGKYEGRVHTRFPPEPNGYLHIGHAKSICLNFGLAEKYNGKCNLRFDDTNPLKEGEEFVESIKRDVRWLGFDWEDRLFFASDYFEKMYEYAVKLIKMGKAYVCDLTPDEIREYRGTLTEPGRESPYRNRSVEENLDLFERMRNGEFEEGSKTLRAKIDMSHPNLNMRDPVMYRIIKKPHYRQGKKWYIYPTYDWAHCLEDSIELITHSLCTLEFADHRILYEWFLDQLGIYKPQQIEFGRLNLTYTVLSKRKLTILVKEGYVNGWDDPRMPTIAGLRRRGYTPEAIRDFVDRTGVSRTDSVVDYALLEHCIREDLNKKANRVMAVLDPLKVVITNYPEDRVEWLDAENNPEDESAGTRKIPFCREIYIERDDFMENPPKKFFRLAPGREVRLKHAYYITCNEVVKNENGNIVELRCTYDPASKGGWTEDGRKVKGTLHWVSARHCIDAQVRLYDHLFVKEDPEEGDNFLDNINPNSLVVLDNCKVEPSLKDARVGDKFQFLRKGYFCVDEDSKDGRLVFNRTATLKDSWAKIQKKLS; from the coding sequence ATGGTCGATAAATCCTTGAATTTTATTGAGGAGATCATAGAAAACGACATAGATTCCGGCAAATACGAGGGTAGGGTGCACACACGGTTTCCGCCCGAGCCCAACGGTTATCTGCACATTGGCCATGCAAAATCCATATGCTTGAACTTCGGCCTGGCAGAGAAGTATAACGGAAAGTGCAATCTGAGGTTTGATGATACCAACCCTTTAAAGGAGGGTGAGGAGTTTGTTGAGTCCATAAAGAGGGATGTAAGGTGGCTGGGATTTGATTGGGAAGACAGGCTGTTTTTTGCCTCTGATTACTTTGAGAAGATGTATGAGTATGCGGTTAAATTGATAAAGATGGGCAAGGCCTATGTTTGCGATTTAACGCCGGATGAGATTAGGGAATATAGGGGCACACTAACAGAGCCAGGAAGGGAAAGCCCCTATAGAAACCGCTCCGTTGAGGAGAACCTGGATCTATTTGAGCGGATGAGAAACGGAGAATTTGAAGAGGGCTCAAAGACCTTAAGGGCTAAGATAGATATGTCCCATCCCAATTTGAATATGAGGGATCCTGTGATGTACAGGATCATCAAAAAGCCCCATTACAGGCAGGGCAAGAAGTGGTATATTTACCCCACTTACGATTGGGCGCACTGCCTTGAGGATTCCATAGAGCTTATAACCCACTCGCTCTGCACGCTTGAGTTTGCCGATCACAGAATACTCTATGAGTGGTTTTTAGATCAGCTTGGCATATACAAGCCACAGCAGATAGAGTTTGGCAGGCTCAATCTGACATACACCGTTTTGAGCAAGAGAAAACTCACGATCCTTGTTAAAGAGGGGTATGTAAACGGATGGGATGACCCGAGGATGCCAACGATTGCGGGCTTAAGAAGGAGGGGTTATACGCCTGAGGCTATAAGGGATTTTGTTGATAGAACGGGCGTTTCAAGAACCGACTCCGTTGTGGATTATGCCCTGCTTGAGCACTGCATCAGGGAGGATCTAAACAAAAAAGCCAACAGGGTTATGGCTGTTTTGGATCCTTTAAAGGTCGTTATAACCAACTATCCTGAGGATAGGGTTGAATGGCTCGATGCTGAAAACAATCCAGAGGATGAGAGTGCAGGCACAAGAAAGATTCCGTTCTGCAGGGAGATTTACATAGAAAGGGACGATTTCATGGAAAACCCCCCGAAGAAGTTTTTTAGGCTTGCACCGGGCAGGGAGGTGAGACTGAAACATGCCTATTACATCACCTGCAACGAGGTTGTAAAAAACGAAAACGGCAATATTGTTGAACTTAGGTGCACATACGATCCGGCCTCTAAGGGCGGATGGACAGAGGATGGCAGGAAGGTTAAGGGAACGCTCCACTGGGTAAGCGCAAGGCACTGCATAGATGCCCAGGTTAGGCTGTATGACCATCTGTTTGTTAAAGAGGACCCTGAAGAAGGTGATAATTTCTTGGATAACATAAATCCAAACTCACTTGTTGTGCTTGATAACTGCAAGGTTGAGCCTTCGCTAAAAGACGCCAGGGTTGGCGATAAGTTTCAGTTCTTAAGAAAGGGCTATTTCTGCGTGGATGAGGATTCAAAGGATGGAAGGTTGGTGTTCAACCGAACGGCGACCCTTAAGGATAGCTGGGCCAAGATTCAAAAGAAGTTAAGCTGA